The proteins below are encoded in one region of Podarcis raffonei isolate rPodRaf1 chromosome 8, rPodRaf1.pri, whole genome shotgun sequence:
- the LOC128419761 gene encoding solute carrier family 2, facilitated glucose transporter member 5-like isoform X2, which produces MEKGSEATLTGKEGRMTLVLSLVTFVAAFGSSFQYGYNVSVINSPELFMKAFYNETYFERNGEYMSKDMMTALWSITVSFFPLGGFFGSLLVGPMVNKCGRKGTLLINNIFSIIPAILMGASKVAKTFEVIIVCRIIIGICAGLSSNVVPMYLGELSPKNLRGAVGVVPQLFITIGILAAQILGMRMILGSTEGWPILLGLTGIPAVLQLFLLPFFPESPRYLLIQKGDEASAKAALKKLRGWDDVEEEMEEMRLEDQAEKAEGRMSVLTLFTYRGLRWQLISIIVMMAGQQLSGINAVYYYADSIYRSSGVEENDVQFVTVGTGAVNVVMTLLAVFIVESLGRRILLLAGFGICCVACAVLTVALNLKHINGMPYLSIACVIAYVIGHAIGASPIPSVMIIEMFLQSSRPAAFMVGGSVHWLSNFTVGLVFQYMDQGLGAYSFLIFCGICLLTVIYIFLVVPETKNKTFMEINQIMAKRNGTEEEADKEELKDFATISQPYSKKAEAQRNSAL; this is translated from the exons AGAATGACCCTCGTCCTCAGCTTGGTGACCTTCGTGGCTGCCTTTGGTTCATCTTTCCAGTACGGCTACAACGTCTCCGTGATAAACTCTCCAGAACTG TTCATGAAAGCTTTTTACAACGAAACCTACTTTGAAAGGAATGGGGAGTACATGAGCAAGGACATGATGACAGCCCTCTGGTCGATCACAGTGTCCTTCTTCCCGCTTGGAGGGTTCTTTGGGTCGCTTTTGGTTGGCCCCATGGTGAACAAATGCGGCAG aAAGGGCACCTTACTGATCAACAACATCTTCTCCATCATCCCTGCAATTCTCATGGGAGCCTCCAAAGTGGCAAAGACTTTCGAAGTGATCATCGTCTGTCGGATCATCATTGGCATCTGTGCAG GCTTGTCTTCCAACGTTGTCCCCATGTACCTTGGAGAGCTGTCTCCCAAAAACCTAAGGGGGGCCGTGGGAGTGGTCCCGCAGCTCTTCATCACCATCGGGATCCTCGCTGCTCAGATTCTGGGCATGCGGATGATCCTCGGAAGCACAGAAG GCTGGCCAATTCTGTTGGGTCTAACTGGGATCCCTGCAGTACTGCAGCTTTTCCTGCTTCCCTTTTTCCCTGAGAGTCCCAGGTACCTGCTGATCCAGAAGGGAGATGAAGCGAGTGCCAAAGCAG CCCTGAAGAAGCTGAGGGGCTGGGATGACgtagaggaggagatggaggagatgCGCCTGGAGGACCAGGCGGAGAAAGCCGAGGGGCGGATGTCTGTGCTGACCCTCTTCACCTACCGAGGCCTCCGCTGGCAGCTCATCTCCATCATCGTGATGATGGcggggcagcagctctctgggattaaCGCC GTCTACTACTATGCTGACAGTATCTATAGGAGCTCAGGTGTGGAGGAGAACGATGTGCAGTTCGTGACTGTGGGGACAGGGGCCGTCAACGTCGTGATGACGTTGTTAGCG GTCTTTATCGTCGAGTCCCTGGGGCGGAGAATTCTGCTTCTGGCCGGTTTTGGGATCTGCTGTGTCGCCTGTGCTGTGCTAACGGTGGCTCTGAATCTCAAG CACATCAACGGGATGCCCTACTTGAGTATAGCCTGCGTTATCGCCTATGTCATTGGACACGCTATCGGAGCCA GCCCGATTCCAAGTGTGATGATAATTGAGATGTTCCTCCAGTCATCTCGCCCAGCGGCATTCATGGTTGGAGGCTCTGTTCACTGGCTTTCAAACTTCACAGTGGGTCTGGTCTTCCAATACATGGAT CAAGGACTCGGGGCCTATTCCTTCCTCATTTTCTGCGGCATCTGCTTGCTCACCGTCATTTACATCTTCCTGGTAGTCCCCGAAACCAAGAACAAAACCTTCATGGAAATCAACCAGATCATGGCGAAGAGGAACGGCACGGAAGAAGAGGCAGACAAAGAGGAGCTGAAGGATTTCGCCACCATCTCACAGCCTTACAGCAAGAAAGCCGAGGCGCAGAGGAACAGCGCCCTTTAA